The following are encoded together in the Brassica napus cultivar Da-Ae chromosome A9, Da-Ae, whole genome shotgun sequence genome:
- the LOC125578105 gene encoding uncharacterized protein LOC125578105 produces MGHKRETISGDEKLTETIVISNKSPPEHKAEAIIFLKKHLDENVTHDYASIEDPAELWQALKERFGNQREVNLPHSLEVERMNKTYNTFHKHLHFLPEIYRKCRYSRFSELMVALMLPEKNNELMIKNHNSRPTGAKPFPEVNATAVEKSERRNQTNRDRGRRFNNKLWKTYNPRFKGSNKWVRSKQVSKGKETQEDTTQKRETVCYRCGCKGHIKVEISKWRGCLIIW; encoded by the exons ATGGGTCACAAACGTGAAACCATATCTGGTGATGAAAAGTTAACCGAAACGATTGTAATCAGTAACAAATCACCGCCTGAGCATAAGGCTGAAGCGATAATTTTCCTGAAGAAACACCTCGATGAGAATGTCACTCATGACTATGCGAGCATAGAAGACCCAGCTGAACTGTGGCAAGCTTTAAAAGAAAGGTTCGGTAACCAGAGAGAAGTCAACCTCCCTCACTCTCTAGAAGTTG AAAGGATGAATAAAACGTACAACACTTTCCACAAACATCTTCACTTCCTGCccgaaatttacagaaaatgcaGGTACTCGAGATTTTCTGAATTAATGGTTGCGCTCATGTTGCCTGAAAAGAACAATGAGCTCATGatcaaaaaccacaattcccgacctacgggagccaaacCATTTCCGGAAGTaaatgctacggcggtagaaaAATCGGAAAGGAGAAACCAGACCAACCGAGATCGTGGTCgccgtttcaacaacaaacttTGGAAAACTTACAATCCCAGATTCAAGGGATCTAACAAGTGGGTTAGATCCAAACAAGTTTCTAAGGGTAAAGAAACTCAAGAGGATACCACCCAGAAGCGTGAGACAGTGTGTTACAGATGTGGCTGTAAAGGACATATCAAAGTGGAGATATCAAAGTGGAGAGGCTGTTTGATCATCTGGTAA
- the LOC125578106 gene encoding uncharacterized protein LOC125578106, giving the protein NNTKHNVQNPKTFSKGVLSVNKIYSLHQVCINSHRKQQQKPYKTANGYSLKLNSQDNLSVLKYLEMKELLKVILLLIVYLTCSKAMVPYRGCDLIGLAPGGGLGKYETTESKEKMYSGRKLVSGPSRSSCGH; this is encoded by the coding sequence AACAACACTAAACACAATGTACAGAACCCTAAAACATTTTCCAAGGGTGTACTGTCAGTCAATAAAATTTACTCGCTCCATCAAGTATGCATTAACTCACATAGAAAACAGCAACAAAAACCCTATAAAACTGCAAATGGTTATTCCTTAAAACTCAATAGTCAAGATAATTTAAGTGTGCTTAAGTATTTGGAGATGAAAGAGCTTCTCAAAGTTATACTCTTGTTGATCGTTTACTTGACGTGCTCAAAGGCTATGGTACCTTATCGTGGTTGCGACCTTATCGGGCTAGCTCCTGGAGGTGGATTGGGAAAGTACGAGACAACAGAGTCCAAGGAGAAAATGTATTCGGGTCGTAAGTTAGTTTCTGGTCCGAGTCGTAGTTCTTGCGGTCACTAA